Proteins from one Deinococcus planocerae genomic window:
- the xpt gene encoding xanthine phosphoribosyltransferase, producing MQALVEAIREQGRILPGGILKVDGLVNHQLLPGLTREMGERFAAGFAPLAPNKVVTIEVSGIAPALATALVLGVPLVYARKKRPVTMHEVAYTAQSVSRTKGGVVDLFVSSEFLGAGDRVVVVDDFLASGGTLRALSRIIAASGAELLALGCVIEKGFEEGRDKLADLGVPILTLANIVRMSEKEGVVVEAGGWGEAPTLGREVPSTHS from the coding sequence ATGCAGGCGCTTGTGGAGGCGATTCGGGAGCAGGGGCGGATACTGCCGGGCGGGATTCTCAAGGTGGACGGGCTGGTGAACCACCAGCTTCTGCCGGGGCTCACCCGCGAGATGGGCGAGCGGTTCGCGGCGGGCTTCGCGCCCCTCGCGCCCAACAAGGTCGTCACCATCGAGGTGAGCGGCATCGCCCCCGCGCTGGCGACGGCCCTCGTGCTGGGGGTGCCGCTGGTGTACGCCCGCAAGAAAAGGCCCGTCACCATGCACGAGGTCGCCTACACGGCGCAGTCGGTCAGCCGCACCAAGGGGGGCGTGGTGGACCTTTTCGTGAGCAGCGAGTTCCTGGGCGCGGGGGACCGGGTGGTCGTCGTGGACGACTTCCTGGCCTCGGGCGGGACGCTGCGGGCGCTCTCGCGCATCATCGCGGCGAGCGGGGCCGAACTCCTCGCTCTGGGCTGCGTGATCGAGAAGGGCTTCGAGGAGGGCCGGGACAAGCTCGCCGACCTGGGGGTGCCGATCCTGACGCTGGCGAACATCGTGCGGATGAGCGAGAAAGAGGGCGTGGTGGTGGAGGCGGGGGGCTGGGGCGAGGCGCCGACCCTCGGGCGGGAGGTGCCGTCCACCCACTCCTAG
- a CDS encoding quinone-dependent dihydroorotate dehydrogenase — protein MYRRLKPALFRLDAEDAHHLTLRALGVASRVRAWPEAARRLSAPHDPRLAQTLWGQAFASPVGLAAGLDKNGEAVPAFSALGFGFLEVGTVTPLAQPGNERPRLFRLPEDGALINRMGFNNAGAEALRARLAALPTRSAPVWVNIGRNKTTPNERAVEDYRACVRLLYDVADGFVVNVSSPNTPGLRALQAADDLADLVRAVLIEVEAGRVHTARRAPPVLVKLAPDLHPADFEASVGAVVEAGADGLIVSNTTLSRDGLTHPHREQAGGLSGRPLTGRSTALVRDAYRLTRGRVPIVGVGGVFTPEDAYAKLRAGASLVEVYTALIYEGPGLPARMNRGLSRLLERDGLRNVAQAVGVDA, from the coding sequence ATGTACCGCCGCCTCAAGCCCGCCCTCTTCCGACTCGACGCGGAGGACGCCCACCACCTCACCCTGCGGGCTCTGGGCGTGGCGTCGCGGGTGCGCGCGTGGCCGGAAGCCGCCCGCCGCCTGAGCGCCCCCCACGACCCCCGGCTCGCCCAGACGCTGTGGGGACAGGCCTTCGCCTCCCCGGTGGGTCTGGCGGCGGGGCTCGACAAGAACGGGGAGGCCGTGCCCGCCTTCTCGGCGCTGGGTTTCGGCTTCCTGGAGGTCGGCACCGTCACGCCCCTCGCGCAGCCGGGCAACGAGCGGCCCCGCCTCTTCCGCCTGCCGGAGGACGGGGCCCTGATCAACCGCATGGGCTTCAACAACGCGGGGGCGGAGGCCCTGCGCGCCCGCCTCGCCGCGCTGCCGACCCGCTCCGCGCCCGTGTGGGTCAACATCGGCAGGAACAAGACCACGCCGAACGAGCGGGCGGTGGAGGACTACCGGGCGTGCGTCCGCCTGCTGTACGACGTGGCCGACGGCTTCGTGGTCAACGTCAGCTCCCCGAACACACCGGGCCTGCGGGCCTTGCAGGCGGCGGACGACCTCGCGGACCTCGTGCGCGCCGTGCTGATCGAAGTGGAGGCAGGGCGGGTCCACACCGCCCGCCGCGCTCCCCCGGTCCTCGTCAAGCTCGCCCCCGACCTGCACCCCGCAGACTTCGAGGCGAGCGTGGGGGCGGTGGTGGAGGCTGGAGCGGATGGTCTAATTGTCAGCAACACGACGCTGAGCCGCGACGGCCTGACCCACCCCCACCGGGAGCAGGCGGGCGGGCTGAGCGGGCGGCCTCTCACGGGGCGCAGCACCGCCCTCGTGCGGGACGCCTACCGCCTCACGCGCGGGCGGGTGCCCATCGTCGGGGTAGGTGGCGTCTTCACCCCCGAGGACGCCTACGCCAAGCTCCGCGCCGGGGCCAGCCTCGTCGAGGTCTACACCGCGCTGATCTACGAGGGGCCGGGGTTGCCCGCGAGGATGAACCGGGGGTTGAGTCGGCTGCTGGAGCGCGACGGGCTGCGGAACGTGGCCCAGGCGGTGGGGGTGGACGCCTGA
- a CDS encoding RrF2 family transcriptional regulator: MWVSTKAQYGLRALIEIGRRGGDAVPLKDVSERQGISQHYLEQIASNLRRAGFIRSVRGAHGGYRLARPAAAINAYEVVTAMEGSIAPVSCVEEDHVCSSQSVCGTVDLWHRVDAALRDVLGGTTLADLIEQSERQEHARLVQLEPSFAASRL; this comes from the coding sequence ATGTGGGTCTCGACCAAAGCACAGTACGGTCTGCGCGCCCTGATCGAGATCGGGCGGCGGGGCGGAGACGCCGTGCCGCTCAAGGACGTCTCCGAGCGCCAGGGCATCAGCCAGCACTACCTGGAGCAGATCGCCTCCAACTTGCGCCGCGCGGGCTTCATCCGGAGCGTGCGGGGAGCGCACGGCGGCTACCGCCTCGCCCGCCCGGCTGCCGCCATCAACGCCTACGAGGTCGTGACCGCGATGGAGGGCAGCATCGCCCCCGTCTCCTGCGTGGAGGAGGACCACGTGTGCAGCAGCCAGTCGGTGTGCGGCACCGTGGACCTGTGGCACCGGGTCGACGCGGCGCTACGCGATGTGCTCGGCGGCACGACCCTGGCCGACCTGATCGAGCAGAGCGAGCGCCAGGAGCACGCCCGCCTCGTGCAGCTCGAACCGAGTTTCGCCGCCTCGCGGCTCTGA
- a CDS encoding aminotransferase class IV yields MRPLPPEVNRAAWLLGETAFTTLRTRHGSPLLWGDHLARLANTCAALGLPPPEDRPPPIGPLPWGLLRLTVTPEGTFWSHRPLAPGPRPAGGVRVWLTGRRTHPDLAGHKTGNYLPYLLAGRDAAQAGAFEGWLTDAAGCLTDGGRTSPLLDLGGRLVVPAGGLPGVTRAAFLRGQPSEERRVGPDELRGVTRAWLCGSGVGVVPVREVAGEGWVVGLPPEWPRTDDPALVWPE; encoded by the coding sequence GTGAGACCCCTGCCCCCCGAGGTGAACCGGGCCGCGTGGCTGCTCGGCGAGACGGCCTTCACGACCCTGCGGACCCGCCACGGCTCGCCGCTGCTGTGGGGGGACCACCTCGCGCGGCTGGCGAACACCTGCGCGGCGCTGGGCCTGCCGCCTCCCGAGGACCGGCCTCCCCCCATTGGCCCCCTCCCCTGGGGCCTATTGCGCCTGACCGTCACCCCGGAGGGCACGTTCTGGTCACACCGCCCGCTCGCGCCCGGCCCGCGTCCGGCAGGGGGCGTGCGGGTGTGGCTCACCGGGCGGCGCACCCACCCCGACCTCGCCGGGCACAAGACGGGAAATTATCTTCCCTACCTCCTGGCGGGGCGGGACGCCGCACAGGCGGGGGCCTTCGAGGGCTGGCTGACGGACGCCGCCGGGTGTCTGACGGACGGGGGGCGCACCTCTCCCCTCCTCGACCTCGGCGGGCGGCTCGTCGTGCCCGCGGGCGGGTTGCCGGGCGTCACCCGCGCCGCCTTCCTGCGGGGTCAGCCCTCCGAGGAGCGGCGGGTGGGGCCGGACGAGCTGCGCGGGGTCACGCGCGCCTGGCTGTGCGGGAGCGGCGTGGGCGTGGTGCCCGTGCGCGAGGTCGCGGGGGAGGGGTGGGTGGTGGGCCTCCCCCCGGAGTGGCCCCGGACGGACGACCCGGCGCTCGTCTGGCCGGAGTAG
- a CDS encoding chorismate-binding protein, with amino-acid sequence MNLTLPPGFSPADVLLRLRAAGAPGVALLESLGPVTSFSRSCLLSAWPVQVQHEVPQRPGGNALFPAWLGGLKYEAARAFGLGTHDPQGEPGWWGLYPSGLVWDRGAGTLEAVGEAGHVDWAAVLSREPAPMPPLTVGPFGADDVDYPAGVRAVQDLIRAGEVYQVNLSRGVRARATGDPLAAYLRLREVNPSPFMAFLDTGAEVIVSCSPERLVVWEGETVSARPIAGTRRRGDTPGEDAALERELRASPKERAEHTMLLDLVRHDLGRVSQPGTVRVPDFGLVERYSHVMHLVSEVTGAARPGLTVRELLGATFPGGTITGAPKERVMEVIRDLEPGPRGWYTGGVGIVSGARVDVNILIRTAAFVRDGEGWTVQVRAGGGTVIDADPAREAQETVHKAQALLSVLAGVPGRPARPPAPPVPGVAWAPPPAPPAPGLRVLLLDNHDSFTMNLAHDLLALGASVDVRSPGETAENLLASRPDAVLVGPGPGTPGTSGCTLSLTRACLERGVPLLGVCLGHQALGQVLGGRVERSAPVHGRPEAVRHGGDGLFAGLPDGAAFGRYHSLVVRGLPEEVVTARSADGEVMALGVPGLPAWGVQFHPESVLSPGGRVLLANWLSLSAAAKT; translated from the coding sequence GTGAACCTCACGCTGCCCCCAGGTTTCTCCCCGGCGGACGTGCTCCTGCGGCTGCGGGCGGCGGGCGCGCCGGGGGTGGCCCTGCTGGAATCGCTCGGCCCGGTGACCTCCTTCAGCCGCTCTTGCCTCCTGAGCGCGTGGCCGGTGCAGGTCCAGCACGAGGTGCCGCAGCGCCCTGGGGGAAACGCCCTCTTCCCCGCCTGGCTGGGCGGCCTGAAGTACGAGGCGGCGCGGGCGTTCGGGCTGGGGACGCACGACCCCCAGGGCGAGCCCGGCTGGTGGGGCCTGTACCCCAGCGGCCTGGTGTGGGACCGGGGGGCGGGCACGCTGGAGGCCGTGGGCGAGGCCGGGCACGTGGACTGGGCGGCGGTGCTGTCCCGTGAGCCCGCCCCGATGCCCCCGCTCACGGTCGGCCCCTTCGGCGCGGACGACGTGGACTACCCGGCGGGCGTGCGGGCGGTGCAAGACCTCATCCGGGCGGGCGAGGTGTATCAGGTCAACCTCTCGCGCGGGGTGCGGGCGCGGGCGACGGGCGACCCCCTGGCCGCCTACCTGCGGCTGCGGGAGGTCAACCCCAGCCCCTTCATGGCCTTTCTCGACACGGGGGCCGAGGTCATTGTGTCGTGCAGCCCCGAGCGGCTGGTGGTGTGGGAGGGCGAGACCGTCTCGGCCCGGCCCATCGCGGGCACCCGGCGCCGGGGCGACACGCCGGGGGAGGACGCGGCGCTGGAGCGCGAACTTCGCGCCAGCCCCAAGGAGCGGGCCGAGCACACCATGCTCTTGGACCTCGTGCGGCACGACCTGGGGCGCGTCTCGCAGCCGGGCACGGTGCGGGTGCCCGACTTCGGGCTCGTCGAGCGCTATAGCCACGTCATGCACCTCGTCTCGGAGGTGACGGGCGCGGCAAGGCCCGGGCTGACCGTGCGGGAGTTGCTCGGCGCGACCTTCCCGGGGGGCACGATCACGGGCGCCCCCAAGGAGCGGGTGATGGAGGTGATCCGCGACCTCGAACCCGGCCCGCGCGGCTGGTACACGGGCGGCGTCGGGATCGTGAGCGGGGCGCGGGTGGACGTCAACATCCTGATCCGGACCGCCGCCTTTGTCCGGGACGGGGAGGGCTGGACCGTGCAGGTCCGCGCCGGGGGCGGCACCGTCATCGACGCCGACCCGGCGCGCGAGGCGCAGGAGACGGTGCACAAGGCGCAAGCGCTCCTGAGCGTGCTCGCGGGGGTGCCGGGTCGGCCCGCGAGGCCGCCCGCTCCCCCCGTGCCCGGCGTGGCCTGGGCGCCGCCGCCCGCCCCGCCCGCGCCCGGGCTGCGGGTGCTGCTCCTCGACAACCACGACTCCTTCACCATGAACCTCGCCCACGACCTGCTCGCGCTGGGGGCCTCGGTGGACGTGCGCTCGCCGGGCGAGACGGCAGAGAACCTGCTGGCCTCCCGCCCCGACGCCGTGCTCGTCGGGCCGGGGCCGGGGACGCCGGGCACGAGCGGCTGCACCCTCAGCCTCACGCGCGCGTGCCTGGAGCGGGGCGTGCCGCTCCTGGGCGTGTGCCTGGGGCATCAGGCGCTCGGGCAGGTCCTCGGCGGGCGGGTGGAGCGCTCGGCGCCCGTGCACGGGCGCCCCGAGGCGGTGCGGCACGGTGGCGACGGCCTCTTCGCGGGGCTGCCGGACGGGGCCGCGTTCGGGCGTTACCACTCGCTCGTCGTGCGGGGGCTGCCGGAGGAGGTCGTCACGGCGCGCAGCGCGGACGGGGAGGTCATGGCGCTCGGGGTGCCCGGCCTCCCCGCCTGGGGCGTGCAGTTTCACCCCGAGAGCGTGCTCAGCCCCGGCGGGCGGGTCCTGCTCGCCAACTGGCTGAGCCTGAGCGCGGCGGCGAAGACGTGA
- a CDS encoding phosphotransferase family protein codes for MTGLPDLTPAELAALARQHGLRGPLERLPSAGIVNRAYADGEVVLRVAVPGDETGEEDARTEAVAVPAALGAGIRTPPLLAFDDSREVVDAPVTVYARVNAPSLHGTGWDVADPRSVRAARETERELARLHLSVTDVPDPRGWPEIWDLPDAREGVESAATAGRIDRLTADWAVRLLTRTAALPRPAPRFLHGDAQPGNLLVHPDGSLAALIDWGDAGWADPALDFPALPPHAAAHALDAYHEVAPALLGEGAEGRILEVYLGMAFDHLNDEPTPDELWDARPGSVLGHLLRFAVDAPGEWRGWLREEEGGTGQ; via the coding sequence GTGACCGGACTCCCCGACCTGACCCCCGCCGAACTCGCCGCCCTCGCGCGCCAACACGGGCTGCGCGGCCCCCTCGAAAGACTGCCCAGCGCGGGCATCGTGAACCGGGCCTACGCCGACGGCGAGGTCGTGTTGCGCGTCGCCGTGCCGGGGGACGAGACGGGCGAGGAGGACGCCCGCACCGAGGCCGTCGCCGTGCCCGCCGCGCTGGGCGCCGGAATCCGCACCCCGCCCCTCCTCGCCTTCGACGACAGCCGGGAGGTGGTGGACGCACCCGTCACCGTCTACGCCCGCGTGAACGCCCCCAGCCTGCACGGCACCGGCTGGGACGTGGCCGACCCCCGCTCTGTCCGCGCCGCCCGCGAGACCGAGCGCGAACTCGCCCGCCTGCACCTGAGCGTCACCGACGTGCCCGACCCGCGCGGCTGGCCCGAAATCTGGGACCTGCCCGACGCGCGGGAGGGGGTGGAGTCCGCCGCCACCGCCGGGCGCATCGACCGCCTGACCGCCGACTGGGCCGTCCGGCTCCTGACCCGCACCGCCGCGCTGCCCCGGCCCGCCCCCCGCTTCCTCCACGGGGACGCGCAGCCCGGCAACCTGCTCGTCCACCCGGACGGCTCGCTCGCCGCGCTCATCGATTGGGGAGACGCCGGGTGGGCCGACCCCGCCCTCGACTTTCCCGCCCTGCCGCCCCACGCCGCCGCGCACGCGTTGGACGCTTACCACGAAGTGGCGCCCGCCCTGCTCGGCGAGGGGGCGGAGGGCCGCATCCTGGAGGTGTACCTGGGCATGGCCTTCGACCATCTGAACGACGAGCCCACGCCCGACGAGCTGTGGGACGCCCGGCCCGGCAGTGTCCTCGGGCACCTCCTGCGCTTCGCGGTGGACGCCCCCGGGGAGTGGCGCGGGTGGCTCCGGGAGGAGGAGGGCGGCACGGGGCAATAA
- a CDS encoding polyprenyl synthetase family protein, which produces MTGVASLILPGAAFEARLREVLRSRVEFIELIGEDLVMAGGKRARPTVTYLAAQALGTGARHPLWPGVTDLAACVELLHSASLLHDDLIDDADTRRGQQAAFRRFGNVVSVMSGDFMLSRLLVLLAGLPGGAGLVRAFGETASLVCEGEVLQFQVAAYADYSLANYLDVIHGKTAALAELAAFSPALVLGAPDERREALATFGREYGLAFQMRDDLLDLAGDEGLIGKPVGGDLREGKATLPVLLLLGGPQQEEVRDILARRAAAPGDVARVRDLALAAGAVDATREEIGRRVSLAVGALAALPPSEAREALAALARHETERAR; this is translated from the coding sequence ATGACCGGCGTGGCGTCCCTGATCCTCCCCGGCGCGGCCTTCGAGGCGAGGCTGCGCGAGGTGCTGCGCTCGCGCGTCGAGTTCATCGAGCTGATCGGGGAAGACCTCGTCATGGCGGGCGGCAAGCGGGCGCGGCCCACCGTCACCTACCTCGCCGCGCAGGCCCTGGGAACAGGCGCCCGGCACCCCCTCTGGCCGGGCGTCACGGACCTCGCCGCGTGCGTGGAGCTGCTGCACTCGGCCTCGCTGCTGCACGACGACCTGATCGACGACGCCGACACCCGGCGCGGCCAGCAGGCGGCCTTCCGCCGCTTCGGCAACGTGGTGTCCGTGATGAGCGGCGACTTCATGCTCTCGCGGCTGCTCGTGCTGCTCGCGGGGTTGCCGGGGGGGGCGGGCCTCGTGCGGGCCTTCGGGGAGACGGCCAGCCTGGTGTGCGAGGGCGAGGTCTTGCAGTTTCAGGTCGCCGCCTACGCCGACTACTCCCTGGCGAACTACCTCGACGTGATCCACGGCAAGACGGCGGCCCTCGCCGAGCTCGCCGCGTTTTCCCCCGCCCTCGTGCTCGGCGCCCCCGACGAGCGGCGGGAGGCACTGGCGACCTTCGGGCGCGAGTACGGCCTCGCCTTTCAGATGCGCGACGACCTCCTCGACCTCGCGGGCGACGAAGGGTTGATCGGCAAGCCGGTCGGCGGCGACCTGCGCGAGGGCAAGGCCACCCTGCCCGTCCTCCTGCTGCTGGGCGGTCCCCAGCAGGAAGAGGTCCGCGACATCCTCGCCCGCCGCGCCGCCGCCCCCGGGGACGTGGCCCGCGTCCGCGACCTCGCCCTCGCCGCGGGGGCCGTGGACGCCACCCGCGAGGAGATCGGGCGCCGCGTCTCCCTCGCCGTGGGCGCCCTGGCGGCCCTGCCTCCCTCCGAGGCGCGTGAAGCCCTCGCCGCCCTCGCCCGCCACGAGACCGAGCGCGCCCGCTGA
- a CDS encoding Glu/Leu/Phe/Val family dehydrogenase encodes MTATQDPQNQTPAQPQLGGHTLPSYLDPNNIGPYEIYLEQVERVTPYLGKLAYWVETLKRPKRILVVDVPIHLDDGTVAHFEGYRVQHNTSRGPAKGGVRFHQDVTLSEVMALSAWMTIKNAAVNLPYGGGKGGVRIDPRKYSTGELERLTRRYTTEIGLVIGPEKDIPAPDVNTNPQTMAWMMDTYSMNVGRTATGVVTGKPVSLGGSLGRGDATGRGVFVTGAEALVKLGMPLEGARVAVQGFGNVGNAAARIFFDHGAKIVAIQDVTGTVHSEAGINPYAAAAHLTRTGKITDLEGTEELGRDEFWSVDCDVLIPAALEKQITAENAGRIRAKLIVEGANGPTTPAADDLLRERGVTVVPDVLANAGGVTVSYFEWVQDFSSFFWTEDEINARLDRIMREAFLGLWDVKERHGVTLRTAAYIVACTRVLEARALRGLYP; translated from the coding sequence ATGACCGCCACGCAAGACCCCCAGAACCAGACCCCAGCTCAACCCCAGCTCGGCGGGCACACCCTGCCGAGTTACCTCGATCCGAACAACATCGGGCCGTACGAGATCTACCTCGAGCAGGTCGAGCGGGTGACCCCCTACCTCGGCAAGCTCGCGTACTGGGTCGAGACCCTGAAGCGGCCCAAGCGCATCCTCGTGGTGGACGTGCCGATCCACCTCGACGACGGGACGGTCGCGCACTTCGAGGGTTACCGGGTGCAGCACAACACCTCGCGCGGGCCCGCCAAGGGCGGCGTGCGCTTTCACCAGGACGTGACCTTATCGGAGGTCATGGCCTTATCGGCGTGGATGACGATCAAGAACGCCGCCGTCAACCTGCCCTACGGCGGGGGCAAGGGCGGCGTGCGGATCGACCCGCGCAAGTACTCGACCGGGGAACTCGAACGCCTCACCCGCCGCTACACGACCGAGATCGGGCTGGTCATCGGGCCGGAAAAGGACATCCCGGCGCCCGACGTGAACACCAACCCGCAGACGATGGCGTGGATGATGGACACCTACTCCATGAACGTGGGCCGCACGGCGACGGGCGTGGTGACGGGCAAACCCGTCTCTTTGGGCGGCTCGCTGGGCCGCGGCGACGCCACCGGGCGCGGCGTGTTCGTGACCGGGGCGGAGGCGCTCGTCAAGCTGGGAATGCCGCTGGAGGGCGCCCGGGTCGCCGTGCAGGGCTTCGGCAACGTGGGGAACGCCGCCGCGCGCATCTTTTTCGACCACGGGGCGAAGATCGTCGCCATCCAGGACGTGACGGGCACGGTCCACAGCGAGGCGGGCATCAACCCCTATGCGGCTGCCGCCCACCTCACCCGCACGGGCAAGATCACGGACCTGGAGGGCACCGAGGAGCTGGGGCGCGACGAGTTCTGGAGCGTGGACTGCGACGTGCTGATCCCCGCGGCGCTGGAAAAGCAGATCACGGCGGAGAACGCGGGCCGGATCAGGGCGAAACTGATCGTCGAGGGGGCGAACGGCCCGACGACCCCCGCCGCCGACGACCTGCTCCGTGAGCGCGGGGTGACCGTCGTGCCCGACGTGCTGGCGAACGCGGGCGGCGTGACGGTGAGCTACTTCGAGTGGGTGCAGGACTTCTCCTCCTTCTTCTGGACGGAAGACGAGATCAACGCCCGGCTCGACCGGATCATGCGTGAGGCGTTCCTGGGTCTATGGGACGTCAAGGAGCGCCACGGCGTCACCTTGCGGACCGCCGCCTACATTGTGGCCTGCACGCGGGTGCTGGAGGCGCGGGCGCTGCGGGGGCTGTACCCGTAA
- a CDS encoding quinate 5-dehydrogenase, with protein sequence MSDLLSGWHPAPAGFKHVVSVSLGNSKRNAREEMSVLGQPFVLERIGTDGDARRAAALFQALDGRVDAFGLGGADLYVIADGRRYTFGNVRKLVSHAKITPVLDGSGLKNTLERDAVAQLDPVLNWRTRRVLMVSAVDRFGMAEALSEHGADVVYGDIVFGLNLNVPLRSIGALRRVARLALPAITKLPQDWFYPTGDKQETSVEGQGTRLYAWADVIAGDTHYAKRYAPRDLIGKTILTQTITEADRAWMKERGVARLITTTPRIGSRNFATNVLEAFFVALSGKREALSEEEYLRFVREVGFRPEINELG encoded by the coding sequence ATGTCCGACCTCTTGAGCGGGTGGCACCCGGCCCCGGCGGGGTTCAAGCACGTGGTGAGCGTGTCGCTGGGAAACAGCAAGCGCAACGCCCGCGAGGAGATGAGCGTGCTGGGCCAGCCCTTCGTCCTGGAGCGCATCGGCACCGACGGGGACGCGAGGAGGGCGGCGGCCCTCTTCCAGGCGCTCGACGGGCGGGTGGACGCCTTCGGGCTGGGGGGGGCGGACCTGTACGTGATCGCGGACGGGCGGCGCTACACCTTCGGCAACGTCCGCAAGCTCGTCTCACACGCCAAGATCACGCCCGTGCTCGACGGCAGCGGCCTGAAGAACACCCTCGAACGTGACGCGGTGGCGCAGCTCGACCCCGTGCTGAACTGGCGGACCAGGCGGGTCCTGATGGTCTCCGCGGTGGACCGTTTCGGCATGGCGGAGGCGCTCTCGGAGCACGGGGCGGACGTGGTGTACGGCGACATCGTGTTCGGGCTGAACCTGAACGTGCCGCTGCGGTCTATCGGGGCCCTGCGCCGGGTGGCCCGCCTCGCCCTGCCCGCGATCACCAAGCTGCCGCAGGACTGGTTTTATCCCACGGGCGACAAGCAGGAGACGAGCGTGGAGGGCCAGGGCACCCGCCTCTACGCCTGGGCCGACGTGATCGCCGGGGACACCCACTACGCCAAGCGCTACGCCCCGCGCGACCTGATCGGCAAGACGATCCTCACCCAGACGATCACCGAGGCTGACCGCGCGTGGATGAAAGAGCGCGGCGTCGCCCGACTGATCACGACTACCCCGCGCATCGGGAGCCGCAACTTCGCCACCAACGTCCTCGAAGCCTTCTTCGTGGCCCTCAGCGGCAAACGCGAGGCGCTGAGCGAGGAGGAATACCTGCGCTTCGTCCGCGAGGTGGGCTTCAGGCCGGAGATCAACGAGCTGGGGTGA
- a CDS encoding Glu/Leu/Phe/Val family dehydrogenase — MRASGLNWQGLMEQLQEALPHCEVTDQSLAYFKYPKRTVSVNLPVRMDDGTVRVFRGYRTVHSTARGPSIGGVRFKAGLNAHECEVLAAIMTLKATVADLPLGGAKGGVDVDPSLLSAHEREGLVRRYTSELVELIGPTEDILAPDVGSDPQAMAWMLDTYGENTGSTLSGVVVGKPMSLGGSYGSKDARGRSAALVTGRILEGRGESLSRARVAVYGFGDVGRRAAQTLAEQGALVVAVSDQQGGAFASGGLDLEALSRHREEHGTVQGFATAITAGEVVELDVDVLMLAYDYGAVNAGNAHAVRARYVVEATNRAVLPEAERFLRAQGVTVLPDLVASIGGVIVNYLEWVQDASNFFWTEDEIKRAIDTRVNAAVDRVLAFAHTRGVDDLRTAAYALALGRLHEASVMRGVYPRGAQPSAVRALAES, encoded by the coding sequence ATGAGGGCATCCGGACTCAACTGGCAGGGCCTGATGGAGCAACTTCAGGAGGCGCTGCCGCACTGCGAGGTGACCGACCAGTCCCTCGCCTATTTCAAATACCCGAAACGCACCGTGAGCGTGAATCTGCCGGTGCGAATGGACGACGGCACGGTGCGCGTCTTCCGGGGCTACCGCACGGTGCACTCGACCGCGCGCGGCCCCAGCATCGGCGGCGTGCGCTTCAAGGCGGGCCTGAACGCCCACGAGTGCGAGGTGCTCGCCGCGATCATGACCCTCAAGGCCACGGTGGCCGACCTGCCGCTGGGCGGGGCGAAGGGCGGGGTGGACGTGGACCCTTCTCTCCTGAGCGCCCACGAGCGCGAGGGGCTGGTCCGGCGCTACACCTCGGAACTCGTGGAGCTGATCGGCCCCACCGAGGACATCCTCGCGCCCGACGTGGGCTCGGACCCGCAGGCGATGGCGTGGATGCTCGACACCTACGGCGAGAACACGGGCTCCACCCTGAGCGGCGTGGTCGTCGGCAAGCCGATGAGCCTGGGCGGCAGCTACGGCAGCAAGGACGCCCGGGGCCGCAGCGCGGCGCTCGTCACGGGCCGGATTCTGGAGGGGCGCGGCGAGAGCCTGAGCCGGGCACGCGTGGCCGTGTACGGCTTCGGGGACGTGGGGCGCCGGGCCGCGCAGACCCTCGCCGAGCAGGGGGCCCTGGTGGTCGCCGTCTCGGACCAGCAGGGGGGGGCCTTCGCCAGCGGGGGGCTCGACCTCGAAGCGCTCTCGCGGCACCGCGAGGAGCACGGCACGGTGCAGGGCTTCGCCACCGCCATCACCGCCGGGGAGGTCGTCGAACTCGACGTGGACGTGCTGATGCTCGCCTACGACTACGGGGCCGTGAACGCGGGGAACGCCCACGCGGTTCGCGCCCGTTACGTGGTGGAGGCGACGAACCGCGCGGTGCTCCCCGAGGCCGAGCGTTTCCTGAGGGCCCAGGGCGTGACGGTCCTGCCCGATCTCGTCGCCAGCATCGGCGGGGTGATTGTGAACTACCTCGAATGGGTGCAGGACGCCTCGAACTTCTTCTGGACCGAGGACGAGATCAAGCGCGCCATCGACACGCGCGTGAACGCCGCCGTGGACCGGGTGCTCGCCTTCGCCCACACGCGCGGCGTGGACGACCTGCGCACCGCCGCCTACGCCCTGGCCCTCGGGCGGCTGCACGAGGCGAGCGTGATGCGGGGCGTGTATCCGAGAGGAGCTCAGCCGTCCGCCGTAAGGGCTCTTGCTGAGAGCTGA